Proteins co-encoded in one Candidatus Scalindua japonica genomic window:
- a CDS encoding efflux RND transporter periplasmic adaptor subunit: MDNSGWKTIYNSKKKRDNMSLYLVIVVFCTLFLFIISNKSLAQGQVHKAPVVVSRIVRKDVRKPVTMVSTVFPLRESIVAGEVEGLVVEFPAKRGDYVTKGQVLAKLRTTTLEIQLKGAKADEHLARIKYQRAMELYEGKTISHQELDEFETRLVAQEAVVEAIEDDIGKCTIAAPFDGRITEESTEVGQWLKKGDSVVSMLQMNSVKVRVPVPEKYIQGLSVGDESNVRFPALGDLTRAGHIVHIVPQADKRARTFPVFVKIDNKDEAIKSGMFAEATFEIGSLLSATMILKDGVVRRGGGEFIYLAVDGKVREVPVKTGIAYKNLIQITGDVKPGVDVIVRGNERVRNTQDIQVIGRMDIGEIDDREDLVN; this comes from the coding sequence ATGGATAATTCGGGGTGGAAAACTATATATAATAGCAAAAAGAAAAGAGATAATATGTCATTATATTTGGTAATAGTAGTTTTTTGCACACTTTTTTTGTTTATTATTTCTAACAAAAGTCTGGCGCAGGGACAAGTGCACAAAGCCCCTGTAGTTGTATCACGCATTGTCCGGAAGGATGTGCGCAAACCGGTTACAATGGTGAGTACTGTCTTTCCGCTCAGGGAAAGTATTGTAGCCGGTGAGGTAGAAGGATTGGTGGTGGAATTTCCCGCAAAAAGAGGTGATTATGTAACGAAGGGGCAGGTGTTGGCGAAACTCAGAACAACTACTCTGGAAATCCAGCTTAAAGGAGCAAAGGCGGATGAACATCTTGCACGTATTAAGTATCAACGTGCCATGGAGCTTTATGAGGGTAAGACGATTTCACATCAGGAACTTGACGAGTTTGAGACCAGGTTGGTAGCACAGGAGGCAGTGGTAGAAGCTATTGAGGATGATATTGGTAAGTGTACAATTGCGGCACCATTTGATGGCAGGATTACTGAAGAGAGTACTGAAGTTGGTCAATGGCTTAAAAAGGGTGATAGCGTTGTTTCCATGTTGCAGATGAACTCTGTGAAAGTCAGGGTCCCGGTCCCGGAAAAGTATATTCAAGGCTTGAGTGTTGGTGATGAGAGTAATGTCAGATTCCCGGCGTTGGGGGACCTGACAAGAGCCGGTCATATTGTCCACATCGTCCCCCAGGCAGACAAACGTGCCAGAACATTTCCGGTTTTTGTTAAAATAGATAACAAAGATGAGGCCATTAAAAGTGGCATGTTTGCGGAGGCGACATTTGAGATAGGATCTTTATTATCCGCAACAATGATCTTGAAAGATGGTGTCGTGAGACGTGGAGGTGGGGAGTTTATTTACTTGGCAGTGGATGGAAAGGTTAGAGAGGTTCCCGTTAAGACCGGTATTGCTTACAAAAATCTAATTCAGATTACGGGAGATGTTAAGCCGGGAGTTGATGTGATTGTAAGGGGTAATGAGCGTGTACGTAATACCCAAGACATTCAGGTGATCGGAAGGATGGATATTGGTGAGATTGACGATAGAGAAGATCTGGTAAATTAA
- a CDS encoding MlaC/ttg2D family ABC transporter substrate-binding protein — protein sequence MKKIACLLLVILMFSQVTVAGVESEAEKLLKRSVDKVFTVLSDKELSTDQKKSKVIKVTNSVFSFSLMAKLSLGKTHWSRFNAEQRTEFLDLFTQSFQSFYVYKLDLFSDEKVIFQPATLVEKKKVWIPTVLISKGEKYLMLYRMYKTRNGWKIYDFEVEGVSMLRSYRSQYNHMINKVGIEGLLAKMREKTEDNE from the coding sequence ATGAAAAAAATTGCCTGTTTATTGTTAGTTATTCTTATGTTTTCTCAGGTTACGGTTGCTGGTGTCGAATCTGAAGCCGAAAAATTACTGAAAAGATCAGTGGATAAAGTATTTACCGTCCTGTCTGATAAAGAGCTATCAACAGATCAGAAGAAAAGTAAAGTTATCAAGGTTACCAATTCAGTCTTTAGCTTTTCCCTAATGGCAAAATTATCTTTAGGTAAGACACATTGGTCCCGATTCAATGCTGAACAGAGAACCGAGTTTTTAGATCTCTTTACTCAATCGTTTCAGAGCTTTTACGTTTACAAACTGGACCTTTTCAGTGATGAAAAAGTTATTTTTCAACCCGCCACTCTTGTAGAAAAGAAGAAAGTCTGGATACCAACGGTTTTAATATCAAAAGGGGAAAAATATTTGATGCTGTACAGGATGTACAAAACCAGAAATGGCTGGAAGATTTATGATTTTGAAGTCGAAGGTGTCAGCATGCTTCGATCGTATCGTTCTCAGTACAACCATATGATTAATAAAGTCGGTATTGAAGGCTTGCTGGCAAAAATGAGAGAAAAAACAGAAGATAATGAGTAG
- a CDS encoding type II secretion system protein, with translation MFSAIAASSNKGFTLIELLVVIAIIGILAGILLPVLSRARESARRTQCASNVKQIGMGLIMFANENNENFPSSTAGSQISMRSLNLLWPDYVSDPRTFNCPSDKFVTTATNAGITANDPFEKDECSYGYDRFHTQADDADVALVADRPSNTNANVPAIPSTNSPNHGGTVKPANAADVAGRGQNVVYVDGHVEFVISQNAGWYAADGITRDDIYGDDAATAGGTDTYITQDSTQ, from the coding sequence TTGTTCTCCGCGATAGCGGCTTCGTCCAACAAAGGTTTCACACTTATTGAACTATTAGTTGTAATTGCAATTATCGGTATTCTTGCCGGAATATTACTCCCTGTATTGAGCAGGGCACGGGAATCAGCTCGGAGGACGCAATGTGCCAGTAATGTGAAACAGATAGGTATGGGGTTAATCATGTTTGCAAATGAAAATAATGAGAATTTCCCATCGTCTACTGCTGGCTCTCAAATCTCAATGAGATCTCTCAATTTGCTTTGGCCGGATTATGTTTCAGATCCACGTACGTTTAACTGCCCCAGCGATAAATTTGTTACTACTGCAACTAATGCTGGTATTACTGCAAATGATCCTTTTGAAAAGGACGAATGTAGCTATGGATATGATCGCTTTCATACACAGGCTGATGATGCCGATGTGGCCCTTGTCGCAGACCGTCCTTCAAATACAAACGCCAATGTGCCTGCAATTCCAAGTACCAATTCACCAAACCATGGTGGTACTGTAAAACCGGCAAATGCAGCAGACGTTGCCGGCAGAGGACAAAACGTAGTTTATGTGGATGGGCACGTAGAATTTGTTATTTCACAAAATGCAGGTTGGTATGCGGCTGATGGTATTACGAGAGATGATATTTATGGAGATGATGCAGCTACTGCAGGTGGAACTGATACCTATATAACTCAAGACAGTACTCAATAA
- the radC gene encoding RadC family protein, which yields MTGRSEEKIYEDSITNWPEEERPRERLLKSGAHALTNAELLAILLRVGVKGKSAVDLARQIIREANGLRGLDRLEPKDLYSIKGLSHAKIAQIKASVELGKRIIEESRKVEGVASSSRKAYDLLFPRMRDLKKEVFKVVFLNSQNQVIDVVTAHEGTVTMSNVYVREIINLANKFGAAAMIFAHNHPSGEPKPSNEDKDITEELVFAGRIMKIKVLDHIIIGEQKYFSFADEGLIKRYNTNFDMKKLSLSGHG from the coding sequence ATGACAGGGAGGTCAGAAGAAAAAATTTATGAAGACTCAATAACCAATTGGCCTGAAGAGGAGAGACCAAGAGAAAGGTTGTTAAAGTCAGGCGCGCATGCCTTAACAAATGCAGAGTTACTTGCGATATTACTGCGAGTCGGGGTTAAAGGGAAGAGTGCGGTTGATCTGGCGAGACAGATAATCAGGGAGGCGAATGGTCTGAGAGGGCTGGACAGGCTGGAACCGAAAGATTTGTACAGCATTAAGGGACTGAGTCACGCAAAAATAGCACAAATAAAAGCATCTGTAGAGTTGGGCAAAAGGATTATTGAGGAGTCTAGAAAGGTTGAAGGAGTCGCCTCATCATCCAGAAAAGCATATGACCTACTCTTCCCGAGGATGAGGGACCTTAAAAAAGAGGTTTTCAAAGTGGTGTTTCTTAATAGTCAGAACCAGGTCATAGATGTCGTTACTGCCCATGAGGGCACGGTAACGATGAGTAATGTGTATGTGAGAGAGATTATCAACCTGGCAAATAAGTTTGGAGCGGCAGCCATGATCTTTGCACATAACCATCCATCCGGTGAACCAAAGCCAAGTAATGAAGACAAAGATATCACTGAAGAGCTTGTCTTTGCCGGCAGGATTATGAAAATAAAGGTGTTAGATCATATAATAATTGGTGAGCAAAAATATTTCAGTTTTGCCGATGAAGGGTTGATAAAACGTTATAATACAAATTTTGATATGAAAAAATTAAGTTTGTCTGGACACGGATAA
- a CDS encoding CehA/McbA family metallohydrolase, translating into MLKDYKGACHIHTEYSDDTSIQIPDVITSAQAAGLDFVILSDHNTFLPKSDGWEGWHDNLLVVIGMEVSPIHDGHFLTLDSKPLADSKYIDIKNYINMPSVECIEEVLVSGGSVYPVHPLGKKKWSFVVNVEAWRNWEHTGFAGIEIWTYMHDWIDDLKLSNLWHFYKNPNLQIKGPDPELLSIWDKLGQERKVVGISGLDAHYREIPIIKKPLFTYEELFKTIRTHILVEHELSKSDDAVRLVCDAHKEGRCYVSFDLLVDATGFSFTAESGGNIYFMGDEVCDVQKELRFYIKSPHYANIKLLRNGKILKELEGDFLEFSSTEKGVYRVEAYIENRPWVFTNPIYIREYSS; encoded by the coding sequence ATGTTAAAAGACTATAAAGGTGCCTGTCATATACATACAGAGTATTCTGATGATACGAGCATTCAAATACCCGATGTCATAACAAGCGCGCAAGCTGCAGGTCTGGACTTTGTGATACTATCAGACCACAATACTTTTCTGCCAAAGTCGGATGGATGGGAAGGTTGGCATGATAACCTGCTGGTTGTAATAGGAATGGAGGTTTCTCCAATTCATGACGGACATTTCCTGACACTTGACTCTAAGCCGTTAGCTGACAGCAAGTACATTGATATTAAGAATTACATAAATATGCCGTCCGTAGAATGCATTGAAGAAGTTCTTGTCAGTGGAGGCTCCGTGTATCCTGTACATCCCCTTGGTAAAAAAAAATGGTCATTTGTTGTAAATGTTGAGGCATGGCGCAATTGGGAACATACCGGATTTGCGGGTATTGAGATATGGACTTACATGCATGACTGGATCGATGACCTTAAACTATCAAACCTATGGCACTTCTATAAAAATCCAAACCTGCAGATAAAAGGACCAGACCCGGAATTACTGTCTATATGGGACAAGTTGGGGCAGGAAAGGAAGGTAGTTGGAATATCCGGGCTTGATGCTCATTACAGAGAAATCCCGATTATAAAGAAGCCACTCTTCACATATGAAGAACTCTTCAAGACAATTCGTACTCATATTCTTGTTGAACATGAACTATCAAAGTCTGATGATGCTGTTCGATTAGTCTGTGATGCGCATAAAGAGGGAAGGTGCTATGTATCATTTGATTTACTGGTAGATGCAACAGGCTTTAGCTTTACTGCTGAATCAGGAGGCAATATTTATTTTATGGGAGATGAGGTCTGCGATGTTCAAAAAGAGCTTCGTTTTTACATCAAATCTCCTCACTATGCCAATATTAAACTCCTTAGAAATGGAAAAATTCTTAAGGAATTAGAAGGCGACTTCTTAGAATTTTCAAGTACCGAGAAAGGTGTATACAGGGTGGAGGCATACATAGAAAATCGCCCCTGGGTGTTTACCAATCCGATCTACATCAGAGAATATAGTTCCTGA
- a CDS encoding efflux RND transporter permease subunit → MKIIEYSTHNPVKVAVGSIFVLLFGLLALFRIPVQLVPDVEKPQITVVTRWIGASPEEVEQEIIHEQEEMLKSVENLRKLTSKSFNGRGEILLEFVVGVDKNAALLDVANKLDQVQEYPENVDEPVISAVNTGDRPIAWFTLRTLPGNDIDINKLRDFAKDHIESRFERVPGVANSNIYGGAEREMQVVIDPHALASSQLTILDVRKALISTNINISGGDIDEGKNRFTVRTLGQFKSVEDIEDMVITRRDDIPVYIRDIAEVKLGYKKLEAFVRQKNEPSVAVNAQREVGANVLIVMEGLREACSELNEDLLRDRGLALEQVYDETEYIKSSIGLVKQNVVVGGLLAVMVLLLFLRSWRSTLVIGLAIPISAIGTFLMVTLLGRSLNVVSLAGIAFAVGMVVDSAIVVLENIFRHWQSGEGPFDAAYKGTTEVWGAVLASTLTTIGVFIPVILVEQEVGQLFRDIALAISFAVGLSLIVAITVIPTTAARILSHRKKDGSLGKTDSSSNNRLVLFGRNLTDKIVGVVVYLTNTLSRRLITIVVLIVISIFLTWWMVPEMEYLPEGNRNLILAIMLPPPGYSLEEQKSIGLVLEKELSPYWSAKVGTKEAEMLDGPPIKHGFYVSRGRMVFMGMISAEPERAAELIPILRRVCGNIPGMITIVQQSSLFERGLSGGRTIDIELSGPDLDRLIYYGFQVFEQVKQVFPPGTQARPVPSLELGSPELQIRPRLEHAIELGLTSADIGYITDALVDGAYAGDYWHQGDKIDLVIFGQSKYIERTQDLEQIFIYTPSGDYVPLSTVADIQLGVGPEEIDHIERERSIVIQVIPPRIVPLERALDIIDTKIITPMVKKGLLGGLYKANLAGTADKLQEARRALQWNLVLAIAIAYLLMAALFESFLYPIVIMFSVPLAAVGGFAGLAFLNLFTLQVMDVLTMLGFVILIGTVINNAILIVHQALNNIRDEKMEARQALIESVRTRIRPIFMSVTTTVFGMLPLVIFPGAGSELYRGLGSVVLGGLIVSTVFTLLLIPAVFSLVMDIKVGLGWGKAV, encoded by the coding sequence ATGAAAATTATAGAATATTCAACACACAATCCGGTTAAGGTGGCAGTGGGGTCGATATTTGTATTACTCTTTGGCCTTCTTGCTCTATTCCGTATTCCTGTTCAACTCGTTCCCGATGTAGAAAAACCCCAGATAACAGTAGTGACCCGTTGGATTGGGGCGAGTCCTGAGGAAGTTGAGCAGGAGATTATTCATGAACAGGAGGAGATGCTGAAAAGTGTTGAAAACCTGAGAAAATTAACATCTAAGAGTTTTAATGGGCGTGGTGAGATTTTACTGGAATTTGTGGTTGGAGTGGATAAAAATGCGGCACTTCTGGATGTTGCTAATAAGCTGGACCAGGTGCAGGAATATCCTGAGAATGTGGACGAACCGGTTATCAGTGCGGTAAATACCGGTGACCGTCCTATTGCGTGGTTTACGTTACGAACTCTTCCGGGAAACGATATTGATATTAATAAGTTGCGGGATTTTGCCAAAGACCATATCGAATCAAGGTTTGAAAGAGTGCCGGGGGTTGCAAACAGTAATATCTATGGTGGCGCGGAGAGGGAGATGCAGGTTGTTATAGACCCACATGCGTTGGCCAGTAGTCAGCTTACAATCTTAGACGTACGCAAGGCCCTTATTTCTACAAATATAAATATAAGTGGAGGAGATATAGATGAGGGTAAAAACAGGTTTACGGTAAGGACTTTGGGGCAGTTTAAGTCCGTTGAAGATATAGAGGACATGGTCATTACAAGGCGTGATGATATCCCCGTTTATATCAGGGACATAGCAGAAGTAAAGCTTGGATACAAAAAGCTAGAAGCATTTGTCAGACAGAAGAATGAACCGTCAGTTGCTGTAAACGCACAGAGGGAGGTGGGGGCTAATGTTCTGATAGTTATGGAGGGATTACGAGAGGCGTGCAGTGAGTTAAATGAAGACTTGTTGAGAGACAGGGGGTTAGCGCTGGAACAGGTTTATGATGAGACTGAATATATAAAGTCATCGATCGGCCTTGTGAAGCAGAATGTTGTTGTCGGTGGTCTCCTGGCGGTAATGGTGCTCCTTTTATTCCTCAGAAGCTGGCGTAGTACACTTGTTATTGGTCTGGCAATACCGATCAGCGCAATAGGTACTTTTCTCATGGTTACCCTCCTGGGACGTTCACTGAATGTGGTTAGCCTGGCTGGGATAGCTTTTGCTGTCGGAATGGTGGTTGATAGTGCTATTGTAGTCCTGGAAAATATATTTCGCCACTGGCAGTCAGGTGAGGGGCCTTTTGATGCGGCTTACAAAGGGACCACTGAGGTATGGGGAGCCGTATTGGCGTCCACGTTGACTACAATCGGAGTATTTATTCCTGTGATCCTTGTTGAACAGGAAGTCGGACAACTGTTCAGGGATATAGCGCTGGCAATAAGCTTTGCGGTAGGTTTATCACTCATTGTTGCCATCACGGTAATACCGACTACGGCGGCAAGAATTCTTTCCCACAGAAAGAAGGATGGGTCTCTCGGTAAGACTGATTCATCAAGCAATAATCGACTGGTTTTATTTGGACGTAATTTAACTGATAAGATTGTAGGAGTTGTAGTTTATTTAACGAATACATTAAGTAGACGTTTGATCACGATTGTTGTTTTGATTGTTATTTCAATATTTCTCACATGGTGGATGGTTCCGGAAATGGAGTATTTGCCTGAAGGTAATCGGAACTTGATTCTGGCTATCATGTTGCCTCCTCCTGGTTATAGCCTGGAAGAACAGAAATCTATCGGGTTAGTCCTGGAAAAGGAACTGAGTCCTTACTGGTCTGCCAAAGTTGGAACAAAAGAGGCTGAAATGCTGGATGGGCCGCCTATCAAGCACGGGTTTTATGTTTCCCGTGGGAGAATGGTCTTCATGGGTATGATATCTGCTGAACCTGAAAGGGCGGCGGAGCTTATCCCCATTCTGAGGCGGGTATGTGGGAATATACCAGGCATGATAACGATTGTACAACAGTCAAGTCTGTTTGAACGCGGATTGAGTGGAGGCCGTACAATAGATATTGAACTTTCCGGGCCTGATCTGGACCGTCTTATATATTATGGTTTCCAGGTGTTTGAGCAGGTGAAACAGGTGTTTCCTCCCGGTACACAGGCCCGTCCTGTACCCAGCCTTGAGCTTGGGAGTCCGGAACTGCAGATCAGGCCTCGGCTGGAACATGCGATTGAACTGGGATTGACCTCTGCTGATATTGGATATATTACAGACGCTCTGGTTGACGGGGCTTATGCCGGTGATTACTGGCACCAGGGAGATAAAATAGATCTTGTGATATTCGGACAGAGCAAATATATTGAACGAACTCAGGACCTGGAGCAGATATTCATTTATACTCCTTCAGGTGATTATGTACCTTTGAGTACTGTTGCGGATATACAGTTAGGAGTAGGGCCGGAAGAGATAGACCATATTGAGAGGGAGCGCTCTATCGTAATACAGGTAATCCCTCCGCGTATAGTTCCGCTGGAAAGAGCGCTTGACATAATAGATACGAAAATAATTACACCAATGGTGAAGAAAGGTTTACTGGGAGGCCTTTATAAAGCTAATCTGGCTGGTACTGCTGACAAGCTTCAGGAGGCGCGCAGAGCGTTACAGTGGAACCTGGTCCTGGCTATTGCGATTGCATATCTGCTAATGGCCGCGCTCTTTGAGTCATTCCTGTATCCGATAGTCATAATGTTCAGTGTTCCTCTAGCTGCTGTTGGAGGATTTGCTGGCCTTGCCTTCCTGAACCTGTTTACATTACAGGTGATGGATGTTCTAACTATGCTTGGATTTGTCATATTAATAGGGACGGTGATAAATAATGCTATCCTGATAGTGCATCAGGCACTTAATAACATACGGGATGAGAAGATGGAAGCCCGTCAGGCACTTATAGAGAGTGTGAGGACACGTATCCGTCCAATATTTATGAGCGTAACAACAACCGTTTTCGGGATGTTGCCGTTGGTTATATTCCCGGGTGCAGGAAGTGAACTTTATCGCGGTCTTGGCAGTGTAGTATTAGGAGGTCTGATCGTTTCTACTGTCTTTACACTCCTTCTGATCCCGGCAGTGTTCAGTCTGGTTATGGATATTAAAGTGGGTTTAGGATGGGGTAAGGCCGTATAG
- a CDS encoding MarR family winged helix-turn-helix transcriptional regulator, producing the protein MLEYDFKENIGYSVAMAYRALRKALNAELAHYGTTFSQWQVLSCLAMEGEISQVKLAELIGVEGPTMVRILDRMEKKGWIRRKVSPRDRRQKLISPTKKVEDVWKKMTECAHGVRGEAVKAISTKDVANLQKILKKIRENLNG; encoded by the coding sequence ATGTTAGAATATGATTTTAAGGAAAATATTGGTTATTCCGTAGCGATGGCATATCGGGCTTTAAGAAAAGCCTTAAATGCTGAATTGGCGCACTATGGGACCACTTTCAGTCAATGGCAGGTTCTTTCATGCCTTGCCATGGAGGGAGAAATCTCTCAGGTTAAACTGGCAGAACTGATTGGTGTTGAGGGTCCCACAATGGTACGGATACTTGATAGAATGGAGAAAAAGGGCTGGATTAGACGTAAAGTATCTCCTCGTGACCGTAGACAGAAATTAATTTCTCCAACAAAGAAGGTAGAAGATGTATGGAAGAAAATGACTGAATGTGCTCATGGTGTGAGAGGCGAGGCAGTTAAAGCGATTTCAACGAAGGATGTTGCAAATCTTCAAAAGATTTTGAAAAAAATACGGGAGAATCTGAATGGATAA
- a CDS encoding O-antigen ligase family protein codes for MNKEPLAARPTGTGTIPYCDQIIIAMLLVIIIAVPLFFDIHIHSVFDLSKITILYILTFSILATWSIKTMITRESKFTAKFEDIHVLQLLQQPLMLPVLASLFITGFATVFSINPFLSLAGTYKRYDGLLSTIVYISLFCAIIRFIDKKRLNSLCNIIILTASLASIYGVLQHFGFDLYKWSTSFGFGIRVSATFGHPAFFSTFIIMVTPLILIKIFSNSVFRYSTVLYMGILTLLIVAFYYTKTRASFLGLLISNIFFFSLIGKNNLLANKTKTIVTITIITGISIFFNISDRTSVVGRFIDDVEPAISALDSKDTSLFTEDSYKDIGIAGKLKGTMFLRAFQYMSGIKIIQDYPILGIGPETLGMIYPQYLSKVYRETGEHRAFKNQNRIHNDFLDIAVSRGLTGLGIYLWFIFAYARMVWKGCRKADTPDKILIIGLCASCIAYFIQNQFSFGHVPILTLFWFLIAMSVVASRTGYSLPHEIPVRARTCPTASFRRADGENPETHKPESTRWIGRLNVRTCGKNIFCSFIVCLMALFTTLSLFRYKADLYFEHGRRSLNKNELREAILSYETAVKYNPLTLNYRNVLNGIYLKMAESCVNKESKEITKDLPGIYSSKQTSAWFTKAINGAKQVRKLYPGDYHSAFTLGQAYHILDRITNEDMSKEAIKYYIKATTLHPFKFELRNKLARLYTEKGQYQNAINELKEAINISPANHAPCLNLANVFIDDGKRYEEAEAVLLKFTERNPDKKIIDIYRLLCFVYAKTTKWEKVLDQSMNIIQIDRKNLEAHKYATMANFKLERYDDTRKLCNDILELAEHTNNTYNQYAKEILELLSKKQMF; via the coding sequence ATGAATAAAGAACCTCTTGCAGCGAGACCAACAGGAACGGGAACAATTCCTTACTGTGATCAAATAATAATAGCAATGCTGTTAGTCATCATCATCGCTGTTCCACTCTTCTTTGATATTCATATTCACAGCGTCTTCGATCTGAGCAAGATTACAATTCTTTATATCTTGACCTTTTCCATACTGGCAACATGGTCTATAAAAACCATGATAACAAGAGAGTCTAAATTCACTGCCAAGTTTGAAGATATCCACGTTTTACAACTCTTACAGCAACCATTGATGCTGCCAGTTTTAGCTTCCCTGTTTATCACCGGATTTGCCACGGTATTTTCCATAAATCCGTTTTTAAGTTTAGCAGGTACTTACAAACGATATGACGGTTTGTTATCAACTATTGTTTATATCTCACTCTTTTGTGCAATTATACGTTTCATAGATAAAAAGAGGTTGAACTCGCTTTGTAACATAATAATCTTAACGGCATCTCTTGCCTCTATATATGGAGTCTTACAACATTTTGGTTTTGATTTGTATAAATGGAGTACATCCTTTGGTTTTGGAATCAGGGTTTCCGCTACTTTTGGACACCCAGCGTTCTTTTCTACATTTATTATTATGGTCACACCTCTTATTCTTATTAAAATTTTTTCAAATTCAGTTTTCCGGTATTCCACAGTTCTCTATATGGGAATCCTTACACTGCTTATCGTTGCGTTTTATTACACAAAGACACGGGCCTCTTTTCTTGGCCTTCTTATCTCAAATATATTTTTCTTTTCTCTTATTGGGAAAAATAACCTTTTGGCAAACAAGACAAAAACGATTGTTACCATAACCATTATAACAGGTATTTCCATTTTCTTTAATATCAGTGATAGAACATCGGTTGTCGGTAGGTTCATAGACGATGTAGAACCCGCCATATCAGCTTTAGATAGTAAGGACACCTCTCTCTTTACGGAAGATTCTTATAAGGATATCGGCATTGCAGGCAAATTGAAGGGTACAATGTTTTTGAGGGCTTTTCAATATATGAGCGGTATTAAGATTATTCAGGACTATCCCATCCTGGGAATCGGACCGGAAACATTGGGCATGATTTACCCTCAATATCTTTCAAAGGTTTACCGTGAAACAGGTGAGCATCGTGCATTCAAAAACCAGAACAGAATTCACAACGATTTTTTAGACATAGCTGTCTCCAGAGGTTTGACAGGACTGGGAATCTATTTGTGGTTTATCTTTGCCTATGCAAGAATGGTCTGGAAGGGGTGCAGGAAAGCCGATACGCCTGATAAGATACTCATAATAGGCCTTTGCGCCAGCTGCATTGCATACTTTATACAAAACCAGTTCAGTTTTGGACATGTTCCCATACTTACTCTATTCTGGTTTCTTATTGCGATGTCGGTTGTTGCATCTCGTACTGGATATTCCCTGCCTCATGAGATCCCCGTCCGTGCCCGTACCTGCCCGACTGCGTCATTCAGGCGGGCGGACGGGGAAAATCCAGAAACACATAAACCAGAATCAACCAGGTGGATTGGCCGTCTCAATGTCAGGACATGCGGGAAAAATATTTTCTGCAGCTTTATTGTATGTTTAATGGCCCTGTTTACCACCCTCAGTCTATTTCGCTATAAGGCAGACCTCTACTTTGAACATGGGCGGAGGTCGCTTAACAAGAATGAGTTAAGAGAGGCAATCCTGAGCTATGAAACAGCTGTAAAGTATAACCCTTTAACATTAAACTATCGTAATGTACTGAATGGTATCTATCTGAAGATGGCAGAATCATGTGTAAATAAAGAGAGTAAAGAAATTACGAAAGACTTGCCTGGCATTTATTCAAGTAAACAGACATCAGCGTGGTTTACAAAAGCAATTAACGGAGCAAAACAAGTACGAAAACTCTATCCGGGAGATTACCATTCCGCCTTTACCCTTGGACAAGCCTATCATATTCTGGACAGAATAACTAACGAAGATATGAGTAAGGAAGCAATTAAATATTATATCAAAGCGACCACTCTACACCCTTTTAAATTTGAGCTACGGAATAAACTTGCGCGGCTTTACACGGAAAAAGGCCAATATCAAAATGCAATTAATGAATTAAAAGAGGCAATAAATATTTCGCCTGCCAACCATGCTCCCTGCTTAAACCTTGCCAATGTATTTATAGATGACGGAAAACGATATGAAGAAGCGGAAGCGGTCCTACTCAAATTCACTGAAAGAAACCCTGATAAAAAGATAATCGATATTTACAGACTCTTATGTTTTGTCTACGCCAAGACAACAAAATGGGAAAAAGTCCTGGACCAATCAATGAATATAATTCAAATCGACCGGAAAAACCTGGAAGCACATAAGTATGCAACCATGGCTAATTTTAAACTTGAAAGGTACGACGATACGCGAAAATTGTGTAATGACATTTTAGAGTTGGCAGAACACACAAACAACACGTACAACCAATATGCAAAAGAGATACTGGAGCTCTTGTCAAAGAAACAAATGTTCTAA